A segment of the Collimonas fungivorans genome:
GACCCTGATCTCGATGCCGCGCACCAGCGATGCAAACGGATTGCCGGGCAGCCAGGCGGTGGCAGCCTTGTGGTCGATGCCGACCACGCTGCCGATCTGGCGCTGGGAAATCGCCGAACGCGGCAAGTCGTACAAGCTCAGGGTCTCTTGCAAAGCCTCCAGGCCGCCCTTGGCCAGCGACAGGTGGTTCAATGCAAGATGGGAAATCAGGCGCCAGTGGGCGCCGCGGCCGCGCTCGAAGCGGCAAGGCTCGGATGGCTTGCGCAAGAAGCCGATGGAGTTCACCAGCGAACCGCCTTCCAGGAACAGATCGCCGCCAGCCAGGCCGTAAGCCAGGGAAGCCGGCAGGTTGCGATTGCAGCAAGTCAGCTCGATGCTCAGCGTATCGGTTTCTATGGTGGCCGGATCGAAGTCGATGTCGACGATCGAAATTTCGGTTTCGTAGCCGGGGCTGCGCGCCGCGACCATCTCGTCGCGCCGCATGGCCCAGTAATGGCCGGCCTTGTCCACGCTTTCGCCGTGGCGCAACGAATAGAAAGGCCGGAATTCGGTAATCGATTCGCCTTCCGGGGTCTGCCGCACCAGTTGCACCGAATCGATCGAATGCACTTCATAAGCGTAGGCGCGCCGCGAGTCGCCCACTACCGGATAGTAGGCGCTGGTGTGGGTCAGCCGGATCGGGTCGCCGCGCTGCTTGAACAGGTTGATGACCGGGGTGCAGCCTAGCAGCAGGTTGTTGGTCGACAGGGTGCCCAGCATGCGCGCGGTGTTGGAGTCGGCGCGCAGTCCGGACAGCACCAGGTGCAAGGTGAATTTCTTGCAGCCGGGCGGCAGCAGCTTTGTGATTTCGGCAACATCGACGTCAAAGAAATTGAATTTCTCGGGATAGGAAAAGTACTCGGTCAGCAGCCGGTAAGCAGGATGCGAGCGCGCCGGGAAGTCGATCAGCGATTCGTCTTCTTCAAAACCCACCGGCGTGACCGGGATCTTGTTCACGGCATGCCATTTGCCGCTCTTGCCGACTTCGACATAGGCGCGCACGGTGCGCATGAACAGGGTGTCGCGCAATGCAGCGCAGAACGATGGCTCGCCGTCGATGAATACGCGCAGGCTCTTGACGCCCAGTTCGGCAAAACCGGCTTGCTCCGCCGTGCTCTCGAAAGTAATGCCGATGCGTGAGCTGGCGGTCGGCGGCAGCAGCACTGCGTCCGGCGGTTCGATGATGGGATCGAATACCGCGCGCGACAGCAGCACCGGCGCCACTGTCACTTCATAGGTTGTCTTGAATTTGCAAGCCACGCCCTTGACCTGGCGCGTTGTCAGTTCGGTGCCGCGCGGCACCGGCATGGCGGTGGTCAGCTGTGCCGCGGCGACGCTGTAGTCCATGCGCGCGATCGAGCAGGACGGAAACGGCCGCAGGTAGTGCGGATACAACACTTCGAACAGGGCTTCGGTGAATTCCGGGTAATCGTCGTCCAGCCGCTTCGAGGTGCGGGCATTGATCAGCGCGAACGACTGGATCATGCGCTCGATGTGCGGATCTTCCGATACTTCGCCGGACATCAGCAGGCGGCTGGCAATCTTCGGATAGCGTTCGGAAAACTCGCGCGAATAGCGTCTCAGGAAACCGAGCTCGCGCTCGTAATAGGGAAGTAATTCGTCCACGTTAACCGTCCATCCGCATCGCGCGGCGTGCTCTGCTGATTGAATATTGCAAGGTTGACGGCTGCAGCACGGCGTCGAAGCTCACGGCTTCTTTGGCCGGCCCCACCACCAGCATGGCCGCAATCGCAAAATTCAAGCGGTTGATCGATCCTTCGCGCAGTTCGAGCGAGGCGCGCACGTTCCTCAGGCGCGGCTCGTGGCGCGCAATGCCCTGTTCCAGGCACTGGCAGATATGCGCCCGGTCGTCCAGGCTGGCCAGGCTCATGCCGGAAAAATCGTTCAAGCCGTAGGTCAGTATCGACTTGCTGCATTCGGGGAAATTCTTCAGCAACTCTTCGGGAATCACGGTACGCGTATTGAGCATGGCCTCAAGGTCGCGGGCGACCGTGTCTTTCAAGGCGTCCATCGACAATCGCACTACCAGATCGGATTGCGCAGGCGTGTTGTCGCCGCCCATCAACCGGTCAAACAATCCAGGAGTGAAACCTTTCATCGCTTACCATTCAGGAGAAAAAAAGAGCCGCAGCATGCGGCTCTTTGTTCAATGCAAGAAAATTACACGACCTTGTTGGTCGACAGATCCCAGCCGCCGGAAGTATTGCCGCCCGAACCGCCGCCGATTTTTTGCTGTGTGTACTTCCATTTGACCTGGGAGTACTTCAGGCTGATGCTTTCGCTCAGCACGTCGCCTTCCTGGACCGATGGGGTGACATCGGAAATCAGCAGGTTGACCAGTTCGATTTCGAAGTACTTGATGCGGTCGCCCTTGCCGTCGGCGCGCAGGAATTCGAACTTGGCCTTCGGAATGGTCTTGCCCGACGAGCAGTTCTGCAGCAGCAGCGGTGTGGCCAGATCGGCGATCTTGGTCACGACGATGTCCTTGTGCTCGCAGCGCTCGGCAGTGTGGCCGCCGCCGGTCGAAGCAGTTGCCGACTTCGGCTGCAGCACTTCCCACTGTACCGATTTGCACTCGATCCAATCCTTGTGCGCGCTGTCCGTGGATTCGCCCTTGATGCCGTCGATTTGCAGATAAACGTCAATTGCCATAGTGATACCCCTTGTGAATTAAGTTAAGACTTGGTTGACGCTGGTAATTCTGCAACCAAGCGCAGTGAAACTGAAAGTTCGTCAAGCTGGAAGTGCGGGCGCAGGAAGGACACTGCACGGTAGACGCCCGGACGTCCCGGTACTTCGGATACCTGCACCGAGGCTTCACGCAAGGGAAATTGCGCTTTGGCTTCTTGGCTGGCATTGTCATCAAGCAGCACATACTGGGTCAGCCAACGGTTAAGGAAATCCTCCACGTTGCCTGCCGAAGCAAAGCTGCCGATCTTGTCGCGCATCATCGATTTCATGTAATGCGCAATACGCGATACGGCAAAAATGTACTGCAGCTGGGCTGACAGCACAGAATTGGCGTTGGCCGAATCGGTATTGTATTTCTTGGCTTTTTGCGTCGACTGCGCGCCGAAGAAGGCGGCGTAATCGGTGTTCTTGCAATGCACCAGCGAGATGAAGCCGAGGTCGCTCAGTTCTTTTTCGCGACGGTCGGTAATCGCGATTTCGGTCGGGCACTTGAGCGCGACTTCGCCTTCGTCGGTCTTGAAGGTGTGGGTCGGCAGGTCTTCCACCAGGCCGCCGCCTTCGACGCCGCGGATCGCCGCGCACCAGCCGAAATCTTCAAACGCCTTGGTCAGCTTGGTGCCGAAGGCATACGCTGCATTACACCAGAGGTACTTGGAGTGATCGGTGCCGTCGACATCTTCGACAAAGTTGAAGCCTTCGACTGTCTGGCCATCCTTCGGATTGAACGGCAGGCGGCCCAGGAAGCGCGGCAGGGTCAGGCCGACATAACGGGAATCTTCGGATTCGCGGAAAGACTTCCATTTGGCGTATTCGACGGTCTCGAACACCTTGGCCAGGTCGCGCGGCTTGCCGAGTTCGCTGTAGGTTTCCAGGCCGAACAGCTCAGGCGAGGCCGAGCTGATGAACGGTGCATGGGCAGCCGCTGCGATATGCGACATCTGTTCGACGAAATACATGTCTTCCGGCTGCCGGGTGATTTCGAAATCGCCCAGCAGGGAGCCGAACGGCGCACCGCCGAAAGTGCCGAACTCTTCTTCGTAGACTTTCTTGAAGATCGCGCTCTGGTCGAACTCGAGGGCGCTCTGGAAGTCCTTGACCAATTCCCGCTTGGTGGCGTTCAAGACCTTGATCTTGAGGTTCTGGCTGGTGGTCGAGTTGAACACCAGGTAGTGCAGGCCGGTCCAGCTGCTTTCCAGTTTCTGGAATTCAGGCGCATGGATCACGGCGCTGACCTGGGCCGAAATCAGGCGGTCCAGCTCGGCCACGCGGGCGTCGATGGTGGCTGACAGGTTGGCCGACACCACCACGGTGCCCTGCATGACCTGGTTCACCAGTTCCGAAATGATGTCTTTGGCGCGGTCGTGCTCGGCGCCGGACTTGGCGACTTTGCTCTGTTCT
Coding sequences within it:
- the tssF gene encoding type VI secretion system baseplate subunit TssF gives rise to the protein MDELLPYYERELGFLRRYSREFSERYPKIASRLLMSGEVSEDPHIERMIQSFALINARTSKRLDDDYPEFTEALFEVLYPHYLRPFPSCSIARMDYSVAAAQLTTAMPVPRGTELTTRQVKGVACKFKTTYEVTVAPVLLSRAVFDPIIEPPDAVLLPPTASSRIGITFESTAEQAGFAELGVKSLRVFIDGEPSFCAALRDTLFMRTVRAYVEVGKSGKWHAVNKIPVTPVGFEEDESLIDFPARSHPAYRLLTEYFSYPEKFNFFDVDVAEITKLLPPGCKKFTLHLVLSGLRADSNTARMLGTLSTNNLLLGCTPVINLFKQRGDPIRLTHTSAYYPVVGDSRRAYAYEVHSIDSVQLVRQTPEGESITEFRPFYSLRHGESVDKAGHYWAMRRDEMVAARSPGYETEISIVDIDFDPATIETDTLSIELTCCNRNLPASLAYGLAGGDLFLEGGSLVNSIGFLRKPSEPCRFERGRGAHWRLISHLALNHLSLAKGGLEALQETLSLYDLPRSAISQRQIGSVVGIDHKAATAWLPGNPFASLVRGIEIRVTLDEEGFVGSGIHVFANVLDRFLGLYVHANSFTQLVIASKRTGEEILRCLPRSGDSNLV
- the tssE gene encoding type VI secretion system baseplate subunit TssE, whose protein sequence is MKGFTPGLFDRLMGGDNTPAQSDLVVRLSMDALKDTVARDLEAMLNTRTVIPEELLKNFPECSKSILTYGLNDFSGMSLASLDDRAHICQCLEQGIARHEPRLRNVRASLELREGSINRLNFAIAAMLVVGPAKEAVSFDAVLQPSTLQYSISRARRAMRMDG
- a CDS encoding Hcp family type VI secretion system effector, with product MAIDVYLQIDGIKGESTDSAHKDWIECKSVQWEVLQPKSATASTGGGHTAERCEHKDIVVTKIADLATPLLLQNCSSGKTIPKAKFEFLRADGKGDRIKYFEIELVNLLISDVTPSVQEGDVLSESISLKYSQVKWKYTQQKIGGGSGGNTSGGWDLSTNKVV
- the tssC gene encoding type VI secretion system contractile sheath large subunit — translated: MSFQHNSAPAAGAAAEESGLLDQIVEQSKVAKSGAEHDRAKDIISELVNQVMQGTVVVSANLSATIDARVAELDRLISAQVSAVIHAPEFQKLESSWTGLHYLVFNSTTSQNLKIKVLNATKRELVKDFQSALEFDQSAIFKKVYEEEFGTFGGAPFGSLLGDFEITRQPEDMYFVEQMSHIAAAAHAPFISSASPELFGLETYSELGKPRDLAKVFETVEYAKWKSFRESEDSRYVGLTLPRFLGRLPFNPKDGQTVEGFNFVEDVDGTDHSKYLWCNAAYAFGTKLTKAFEDFGWCAAIRGVEGGGLVEDLPTHTFKTDEGEVALKCPTEIAITDRREKELSDLGFISLVHCKNTDYAAFFGAQSTQKAKKYNTDSANANSVLSAQLQYIFAVSRIAHYMKSMMRDKIGSFASAGNVEDFLNRWLTQYVLLDDNASQEAKAQFPLREASVQVSEVPGRPGVYRAVSFLRPHFQLDELSVSLRLVAELPASTKS